A portion of the Poecile atricapillus isolate bPoeAtr1 chromosome 7, bPoeAtr1.hap1, whole genome shotgun sequence genome contains these proteins:
- the CCN1 gene encoding CCN family member 1: MGSAGTRPALAAALLCLARLALGSPCPAVCQCPAAAPQCAPGVGLVPDGCGCCKVCAKQLNEDCSRSQPCDHTKGLECNFGASPAALKGICRAQSEGRPCEYNSKIYQNGESFQPNCKHQCTCIDGAVGCIPLCPQELSLPNLGCSSPRLVKVPGQCCEEWVCDESKDALEELEGFFSKEFGPDDSEGELTRNNELIAIVKGGLKMLPVFGSEPQSRTFENPKCIVQTTSWSQCSKTCGTGISTRVTNDNPDCKLIKETRICEVRPCGQPSYASLKKGKKCTKTRKSPSPVKFTYAGCSSVKKYRPKYCGSCVDGRCCTPQQTRTVKVRFRCDDGETFTKSVMMIQSCRCNYNCPHANEAYPYYRLVNDIHKFRD, translated from the exons ATGGGCTCCGCGGGCACCCGGCCCGCTCTGGCGGCCGCTCTTCTCTGCCTGGCCCGCCTG GCTCTGGGCTCGCCCTGCCCCGCCGTGTGCCAGTGCCCGGCGGCCGCGCCGCAGTGCGCCCCGGGCGTGGGGCTGGTGCCGGACGGCTGCGGCTGCTGCAAGGTCTGCGCCAAGCAGCTGAACGAGGACTGCAGCCGATCGCAGCCCTGCGACCACACCAAGGGGCTGGAGTGCAATTTCGGGGCCAGCCCCGCCGCCCTGAAGGGCATCTGCAGAG CACAGTCCGAGGGAAGACCGTGTGAATATAACTCCAAAATCTACCAGAACGGCGAGAGCTTCCAGCCGAACTGTAAACACCAGTGTACGTGCATAGATGGAGCTGTGGGCTGCATCCCGCTCTGCCCGCAGGAACTCTCTCTTCCCAacctgggctgctccagccccaggctggtCAAAGTGCCCGGGCAGTGCTGCGAGGAGTGGGTCTGTGACGAAAGCAAGGAtgcgctggaggagctggaaggctTTTTCAGCAAAGAGTTTGGTCCGGATGATTCCGAAGGCGAATTAACCAGGAACAATGAGCTAATTGCCATTGTGAAGGGAGGCCTGAAAATGCTACCTG tttttgGGTCCGAGCCACAAAGCCGAACTTTTGAGAATCCCAAATGCATTGTGCAAACAACCTCTTGGTCCCAGTGCTCAAAGACATGTGGAACTGGCATCTCCACAAGGGTGACAAACGACAATCCTGACTGCAAGCTCATCAAAGAGACCAGGATATGTGAAGTGAGGCCATGTGGCCAGCCCAGCTATGCCTCCCTAAAG aagggaaagaaatgtaccaagACAAGGAAGTCCCCCTCCCCGGTGAAGTTTACTTATGCTGGATGTTCCAGTGTGAAGAAGTACCGCCCCAAGTACTGTGGCTCCTGCGTGGACGGCAGGTGCTGCACACCCCAGCAGACCAGGACTGTCAAGGTCAGGTTCCGCTGCGATGATGGGGAAACCTTCACCAAGAGCGTCATGATGATCCAGTCCTGCCGATGCAACTACAACTGTCCACATGCAAATGAAGCTTATCCCTACTACAGACTAGTCAACGACATTCATAAATTTAGGGACTAA